The Candidatus Neomarinimicrobiota bacterium genome segment ATATGTCTCTTCATTCATCTCCACCGTTCCCTCCTCACTTTCCAAGTTAACACTGGGAATTACCTTGAAAAGCATTGTAAGGGAAACTACCTTTCTGCAGACAAACTAAGTAGAGGTAGGAAGAATGACAATTAAAAGGGAAATAACAATGAATAAAAAACATACTGGCCTTGCTTTTTTCATCCTATTCTTGATGATGAGTGGGTATATATATGCTCAGGATGAGACAAAAAAACAGAAACCAAAAGATATCCAAATTGAAGGTGAAGTAGTAGACCTTGCTTGTTTCTCATCTCGTGGATCGAGTGGTGAAGGACATAAATCCTGCGCCACACGCTGCCTCACTCGAGGCACACCTGCCGGCCTGGTGGATCAGGATGGTAATATATTTGTGATTATTGCACCGAGTCCGGGGTACGCACCCTACGCCGCCCAAACCATTCGGTTGACGGGTAATGTGAATGAAGGCAGAGTCAGTCCCAAGAAAATGGAAACAAAAGATGGGGAAACCTGGATGGAAGTAGCACTAAGCGGAGGATCTCCAAAAAAGGACTAATCACTTGCTGCTTTAATAGCCAGTAACGTATCTCCCTCTTCCATCCCGACCGTCCCTCCGTTACTTTCCAGGAGTCCAATAAATTTTTGTTTTCTTTCCACATCCATACCCAAAAATATTTAAAAAAATATCGCCAATTTTATTTGGGATTGTTTCAATAGCAAAATCAAAGGGCAGTAGCAGTTCCACTAATTCCCAACCAATCGACACGGTCAAGAATAAAAGCCAGCCGATCTTGGTATATCGTGCAATTAAAAACCACATTATAATATGAATGATTGAATAATGGTTGATTACAGTCAAGATTCAATTGTCTAACTATATTTAAGTGCTTTGGGCACTGAGGTAATTGTTCCGGATAATTTTTGCTGTTTTATGTTCACCTGTATGGCTCCATCCAGGAGGCATGATCAAATACTTGACTTTATTTATAAAACCGGGCGCTATCATAATATCTTTGGCCAAAACAACAATATCACCAAAATAAACATCTAAAAAATTCCCTGAGTTTATATTACGAGAAATACCGTAATCAATTTTGATATCCTCCTGAACCTCCTGATAGGTCCCAAACACCTTATCCCAAATATTGAGAAGATTACAATAATTGGTGTCAATATACAGGGGATTCCTGCCATGGTGGATCCTGTGATGGGCTGGGGTGAGTATAAAATTATACAGAAACCCTAATTTCCCCTCTTTCATAAGGTTTTCCCCAACATGGATAAACGCACCGTAGGTGCCATCTACGAACATGATAAAAAATAAGAGTTCGGGCTGTACCCCCAGAAGTATGCAGGTGGTTGTTCGTATCATATCCGCATAAGGGGCTTCGAAAAAAAAGTGCGCATGGGTCACGGAGAGATTCATCTCCTCTGGAGCATGATGGGTTGAATGCAAACACCAAAACAAACGCACTTTATGAGCAAGATAATGGTATGCGAAGTGGCCCAGTTCCCAAACAACATAACCATAAATAAGCCAATACCAGGTAAAACGTGATTGGAAAGGGGCATATCTTTGAAAAAGACCAATACAATAACTCATCATTGCAATGGAAATAAACCGACCCACAAAACGGTTAAATACATAAATCAGAAAATTCACTTTATAAACTTTGGTCTGAGGTTTTTTATATATGAGGCCCAGGATTAGTTCAACGAGCAGAAGTAGAGGGATGATTGGGTAAATGAGCGAAACAATACCATCATAGGTCCTAAACATACTATAATCACCTACTTTGAGGATATTCCACGCTTGGATGATCCCCAAAAAGCCAACGATCTCATTATAAATTGTTTCTAATATATTCATGGGAAATGCATTGAAATGAAGATCCAATAGTCGGTATTATATGACATCATAAAACCTATTTTGCTAACCTAAGGCTAGATATAGGGAAAGTCAAACCTCAATCACATATGATGTGTCTTCTTCTTTCATCCCAACCGTCCCGAGGAACCGCCCTATGTCCGCGGTCTCTGATTCGATCGCCCGGTGCGCGGTTCAATCCGCCTCCCCTGCCGCTGCATTAGGTTGCTCTCGTGCGGCATTCTGAAACAGTTTGGCAGAACCCTGAAGCATCGCGACGAAGAACCCGTTCAGGAGAACAATCTCGGCCACGGAGCTGACGGGGCTGTGGTGTTTGCCCGCCATCAGCGCGATCACGATGACCAACGCCTGAGCGAATGCCGTCACAAACATCGCGCGTGCCATTCCTTGTGGTTGGAAGCGCGCGATGATAGCGCCGACGATTCCGATCAAGATCACCCCGAAATAGATCAAGTCGAAGGGGTCGCCCTCAACCCCGATCACCCCAACTGCACCCATCAGCCAGACGAGGATGAATGCTGACGCAAGCGCAAGGCCGACGGCGAATTTGTACGCGNNNNNNNNNNNNNNNNNNNNNNNNNNNNNNNNNNNNNNNNNNNNNNNNNNNNNNNNNNNNNNNNNNNNNNNNNNNNNNNNNNNNNNNNNNNNNNNNNNNNATTTGTACGCGGTCTTGTTCGTCTTCATCTCTTTAATCCTTTTGTTTACGCTTTGTCATCAAGATAGCGGCATAACTACTTACTATACTGCACATTTTTTTAAAAAATTATATCAGAACGGGTGTCGGTCTAATTCATTGCACCGTACCCCGTTCGTTTTCAGATGATGAAGTGATAGAATAGATGTGAATGCATTCACACAGTTCTGTTCTTTCTGTCTTCCTTGCTGTCAAGTTAAACCTGTTTTCTGTAATACTTGGTGAAGAATTAATTGACTATTAGAACTCCAGTGTAACCCCGCCTACGGGCATGGTCTTATACTGCCACACCTCTTCTTTTGTCCCATCTGCGCTATAGGCGTAATCCCAGATGTTTTTTCGGTCGTAGATGTTCATAATGTTAACATAGGCCACGATATTCATTTTGGGAAGCATCCATCTCTGCAGAAACATGAAATCGAGTCTGTGGTATTCGGGGAAGCGAAGACTATTCCAGTCAGTATCCTCAATAGACACCCAGTCCCGCAGATCGGGAAAGTACATCCGCTCCGTGTAGGGCCGGCCGCTGTTGTAGCCGAGACGGACATTCATCTCAATCTCATCTGCCAGGGGATTCAAAGGTCCGAGAACCGTTGAGGCTATCCTAAACCATTTTTTCTTCTTCAACTCCTGATACCATGCCTCTTTATGGAACTTCTTTTTCCACCCGCCGATAAAGGTGAGCTGATGCCTAATATCGTAATCCCAGTCATACCATTCCCCTTCCCGTTCTTTGTCATTCAGTGATCCACTACCTGTAAAGAACAGGCGCATATCCTTGGCTTGGGAATGGCTCCACGCATAACTGAGGAGGAGATGCCAGTTGTGGGTCAGCTTTTTCTGTAGGAAGAACTCGAAGCCGCGGCTCCTCGCTTCCCCTTCGTTAAGCCAGTGAGTTCTGTGCTCCAAAGGTAAAGGATATTTTTCCTTCGGATTGGTCCAGTAATAATACGTAGGGAGATTTTCGTAGATCTTGTAGAACGCTTCTAGTGAGCCGCGGAAGTCCGGGGCAAAGAAGTGCTCGATGCCGACAACGAACTGGTGCGTGAATTTCGCCTTGAGATTGCGGTTCAGACCATCTGGATCACGGTAAACAAGATAATACCCCGGGTACTGATAGTGCTTGCCGTAGCCCAAATGGAGATTAGTATCGTCATCCAAGAAAAGTTCCAGATTAAACCGGGGGGACAAAACCAATTCTTCCGTAGCCGTAAAATAGTCAGCACGCCCTCCGGCAGAGACCTGCGCCCTCTGACCAATACCCACCTGCCATTGAGCGTAGGTTCCCATCTTCCACGTGGTTTCGTTCTCGTTGAAATTGAACTCAGGTTGAATGTACGAAACTCCGGTGGTGGGAGGATCATCAACAGTCCATTGTTCACCGTCCCAAAAGGATGTGTCATATAGGAACAGAGAATCTGTTCCCGCCCATTCGTCGTATAGAAAATCAATGTTTCTTAATAAGGTGCCTACAGAAAAACTCCCCAAATCAGACCTTAGAGACCAGTCAGATTTTAAGGTGTATTCGGTGAGTACGTTGTCACGCGTGAACCATGGATAATCCTTTGCACCAAAATTATAAACCCAAGTATACGATTTCTTGGTCACTGTGGACAGAGTCGTCAATCCGTAGCCAACTTGACCTAGGAGTGTTTGCAAGCTGACACCAACAACATAAACCTCGCCCTCCCAGTCAACACTCTCCGCTCCGCGAGTAAGCACTTCATTCTCTGAAATAATGTTGATCTGGTCAAATCCCGCGAGAGCATTAAAAATGATCCGGTTGCTAGGTGAAAGATCATAAACGATCTTTACCTGATGATTGTTGTACCGGGGAACGGCCGTCATACCAAAGCTCTCCACGATTAAATCTAGGAAACTCCAGGTGGTGCTGGTCAGGAATGACCCCTTGCCGTCAGCGATGGGCCCCTCAGCGTTGATTCTTGCACCGGCCATGGAAAGGTCAAAAGCTGTCTCAAACCGTTCCGTGGAGCCTCTCCGCAGTCTTATGTCCATGACACTGCTTGCTTTGTCACCATAACGGGCCGAAAAAGCTCCCGGTGTGAACTCAATTTCCTGAACAAAGAGCGGATTGATCATATTGATAGGGCCGCCTCCGGCCCCCTCAATACCGAAATGGTTAGGATTAGGTATCTCAATATTGTCCAAAAGGAACAGGTTCTCTCCCGGCATACCTCCCCGGGTGATGATCTCATTCTCTTGGTCGCTGGCGGATGTTACTGATGGTAGAGATTGCACCATCCGCTGGATATCGAATGCTCCGCCAGGATCGCTGCGAATCTCAAAGTTGTCCACATGCATGGTACTCAAGACGGCGGCTGTTGACCGTGTGAAGGTTTTCCCCTCAACCTCCACAGTCTCTCCTTCAAGAGACACCATCTTTACTTCAATGACCAAGTCCAAAGGGCGGGCGGTGGTGACCATCAGGTTGAGAATTACTCTCGTCTCGTAGCCTATCATGCTCACCTGAAGGTGCCTCGTACCCATACCTATTCCTGTTATCTCAAACCTCCCTTCCAGATCAGTGGCGTCACCCAGATGAGTATCGACAATCATAACATTTGCACCGACAAGAGGCTGCTGCGTATTGGCATCCCGGACTACGCCCAATACAGTGCCCGTATCAGCCGTTAAAGAAGAAGACATCAAGAAGAGAAGCATTTGTGCTTTTATCTTCATTTTCTGTGATTAATTATATTTGGGGATGTAAAGCTTCTCTTGCTGGATATCCCTTGCCTTCAATAGTCAAATAATGCGGTTGAGTTTTTTGGTTAAGAAAAATAATGTTGATTTTCGTTACTGTGCCATTTTACTGTGCCATTAGGTCATCATCCGTCTAAGCCTGTCTGAGCTTTGCAAAATTACTACTGGGGGAGCTTTGAAAAAGTTACTGAGGGTATAAACGAAGAACCCGTCGTTACCGATGGGCTCATTCAAAGTCGGGGCGCCCGGATTCGAACCGGGGACCTTCGGATTATGCATCCGTGTATAATTCAGGTATCAGTTTTTCATCATTTTCAAACCAACCATAATCTGCCAAACCAATGACACAATTTGTGCAATACTGAATCCTGCAAAGACTGGCATAATGGAAGACACACTATTATGGGTGCTGGGATCAGTTAAGGTAAAGGTGGAGAAAGCAAAAGCCGGTATAATTAAGACAAAGACAGCGGCCGAAATTCTCATGAATAGAGGATTAACAAATTCCCTATTTGCCAAGACCAATGACACCAGTGCGGAACCCAGCATAAATAGTGGCCCGAACATGAAAAACAAACTCATCTCACTGATGAACATGTTTGAAATGTTTGCAGTATCTTGAGCAATTATCATTGCGGGATCAACAGACCAGGCAACCAGTACACCAGCCTGTCCCAATAGGAAGAGGAATGTACCAAGGCTCAATAAGGCATCTTTTTTCTGTTCTTGCAAGAACCCATTAAGAGTAAAGATTCCATACATAATAAAGGCCACTCCAAACACTGACATCATTGTATAAAGAACGGACAAAGAGCCACCATCAACTGTCATATTAGCGAAATATGAAAAGATATATTCATTATCTGGTGGCGGTCCTCCGACTAGGATTTGCATTAGAAAGGGAATGAATGAGACAACACCGCCCGCTATCAAACATTGTCCCCCACACTTACTTAAAGAGATATTGTTCATTAGATTTTACTCCTTATTGTTAGATAATCGATAGATGACTCGAAATTTAATCAAATTTTAAAATAATTATATCACAATGTGGGTGCTTCTTTCATCCCGACCGTCCCACCGTCGGTTACCTAGTTGAGATTGGGAAAGTGGTTGAGAAGCCGATTGATTTCAAGAACAGCATCTTCCGAGTCTGACTGAACTCACCAGCCTGTGTCTAGTACAAATAGACCCGGCGCTCGCCGGCCTGATTCAGTTTATTCATAGACCTAAACCAAGCGTAATTATTTTTTCTTTTCTTTCTCCAGATTTAGCTGGGCGATATCTGGGTCCCAGTAAGTGTCTCCGATAAGATGCTTCACAAAGTATTCCGCGCGGAGCCAATGCCAATAATCACCCATATCTCCATACCCATGACGCTGTCCGGGGAAAAGAAAGAAATCAAATCTCTTATTGGCACGGATTAAGGCTTCGGCCATCCTCAGGGTACCCGCCATATGAACATTGTTATCAATATCTCCGGTGGTTAACAGCAGATGCCCTTTCAGGTTATTGGCCAAGTCTGAGTTTTTGGCAATGTCATATTCAAAACTGACACGGCCGGAATCGTCCACGACCTCCTTGATGCCATGATGTTTCTCGGACCACCGATTGTTATACACATCATTATTATGATTTCCAGATGAAGAAACAGCCACTTTGAAAAAATCCGGATAAACAAGCATGGCCGCAGTAGACATAAAACCGCCACCAGAATGACCATATATGCCCACGCTATTTATATCGATGAAGTCATGGCGGTCAGCTAATTGTTCAATACCGGCTTTTTTATCAGCCAGGCCGTAATCACGCAAATTACCGTAGCCATAATTATGATACCACTTAGAACGAGCGGGGTGACCCCCGCGGTTGCCGATAGTAATCACAATAAAACCGAATTGGGCCAGGGAAGTTGTACTGTGTCGAAGCTGCGTGAAGGATTTAGCTACGGCTTCAGTCTGGGGGCCGGGGTAGACATACGCAATAATGGGATATTTCTTTTGAGGGTCAAAATCAAAGGGTTTGGTTATTACCCCATAAATGTCGGTAACACCATCAGCTGATTTCACCTGAAATGGTTCCGGGTATTGAAATCCCGCCGCCATAAGTTGTGATAAATCCGCTTTTTCAAGGTCCAGTATTTTCCTGCCATGGGTATTATAGAGCGCTGATTTAGGTAGAGTATTGACCAAGGAATAATTATTGACAAAAAACCGGTTTGATTCTCCCATTGAAGTCCGATGATCAAAATTGCCCTCATTCAATAACTTCATTTTGGTTCCATCAATAAAGACACTATAGAGATGCTGTAAATAGGGGTCTTCATTTTCTTCTCGCCCATTAGCCATAAAGTAGACGGTCTGTTTGCTTTCATCGAACCCCATTACCTCTCTGACGGAAAAAGAGCCTCTAGTAATTTGCCGTTTCAGTTTTCCATTCTTCCCATAATGATATAAATGTCCCCAGCCGTCCCTTTCGGACCACCAGAGCATATCACCTGATTTCAGCAGTTCCAGCCTTTGCAGTTCGACATAGGTGTTCAATTTTTCTTCAAAAAGTACTTTCACATCACCTGTTTCTGTATCAGCTACACACACATCCACTTTATGTAAATCACGGCTCTGTCGATAGAAATATAGATTTTTTGAATCTTCAGCAAGCCATACCGTTCTTTTGGGTTCATCGCTATCAGGGTATCGGAACTGCCGACCGGAATGAATGCCAACGCGCTGGTCTTTAAATTTATTGATATCAAGTTTTAACATATTTCGGGTATTCAAATCATAGATTCCAATCTCGTATTGAGCCACATCTTTATCACCGGCCATATCGTATTTATATGTTTCCAGTTCGGGTCGTTTATTCTTTACGGAATGAATCACCCATAATTCTTTGCCCTTTCTCCGGTCAGCGCGAATAAAGGCAAACTTTTTGGAATCTTTTGCCCAATAAATTCTGGTCTGTTTGCGTTTGTCCTTATTCTTTTCCCGCTCATCATCCGTGTCGCCCCGTTTGAATACTGCATAGCCGAAATGTTCTTCTCCATCGTGTGTTAACTGGATTTCATTTACAGATACTTTCTCAATGGCCTTCTCGGCTTTCTTTTCATCCTTGCCCCGCCCAGCATCTAGTATCTTTTTATAATCATCAGAATTCATCATATAGAGGTTATGATTGCGGCCAAATACAATCGTCTTGCCGTCTGGTGAAACGCTGGCCCATTGGGGATGTTCGTCCGGTGCTTCCCAGTCCTTCAATTCCCTTAATGTTTGGGTTTTAATTTTATATTCAAAATGGAAGGTTATTTTCTTGGGTTTCTTTTCTTTTTCCTTGTCTTCCTCCTCTTCCTGGTCTTCCTCTTCTAATTCATCCTCATCTTCCTCTTTTTCTTCCTCATCCTGGGAAGATTTCACCTCAAACTGAAGGGTGTTTTGATCTATAAATTTTATTTTTTCTATTGGCAGATGCTGTGCATCCCATGGATCAAGGGTGATGCGGGTTAATTCGGCGGCTATTTTATCGTTATCAAATATTTCTTCCTTCGTTCTCTTTACTGGATCAACAACATAAAATATTTTTCCTTCGGATGTTTTCCATTCGTACCAAAAATTTTCTGTTCCTTCAATCCATTTGGGATTAATAGATGTACTGTACATGAGCTTTTTAATTTTATAGGGTGCAAATCTTCCTGCTAATTGATAATTGGCTTTCCTCACCAAATTATCCTCACCTGCCATTAATGGCATTATTAAGAAAAAGTATAAATAGCCCATTGTATATCTTTGTTTCATTTTAACCTCCAATA includes the following:
- a CDS encoding sterol desaturase family protein, which codes for MNILETIYNEIVGFLGIIQAWNILKVGDYSMFRTYDGIVSLIYPIIPLLLLVELILGLIYKKPQTKVYKVNFLIYVFNRFVGRFISIAMMSYCIGLFQRYAPFQSRFTWYWLIYGYVVWELGHFAYHYLAHKVRLFWCLHSTHHAPEEMNLSVTHAHFFFEAPYADMIRTTTCILLGVQPELLFFIMFVDGTYGAFIHVGENLMKEGKLGFLYNFILTPAHHRIHHGRNPLYIDTNYCNLLNIWDKVFGTYQEVQEDIKIDYGISRNINSGNFLDVYFGDIVVLAKDIMIAPGFINKVKYLIMPPGWSHTGEHKTAKIIRNNYLSAQST
- a CDS encoding TonB-dependent receptor; its protein translation is MKIKAQMLLFLMSSSLTADTGTVLGVVRDANTQQPLVGANVMIVDTHLGDATDLEGRFEITGIGMGTRHLQVSMIGYETRVILNLMVTTARPLDLVIEVKMVSLEGETVEVEGKTFTRSTAAVLSTMHVDNFEIRSDPGGAFDIQRMVQSLPSVTSASDQENEIITRGGMPGENLFLLDNIEIPNPNHFGIEGAGGGPINMINPLFVQEIEFTPGAFSARYGDKASSVMDIRLRRGSTERFETAFDLSMAGARINAEGPIADGKGSFLTSTTWSFLDLIVESFGMTAVPRYNNHQVKIVYDLSPSNRIIFNALAGFDQINIISENEVLTRGAESVDWEGEVYVVGVSLQTLLGQVGYGLTTLSTVTKKSYTWVYNFGAKDYPWFTRDNVLTEYTLKSDWSLRSDLGSFSVGTLLRNIDFLYDEWAGTDSLFLYDTSFWDGEQWTVDDPPTTGVSYIQPEFNFNENETTWKMGTYAQWQVGIGQRAQVSAGGRADYFTATEELVLSPRFNLELFLDDDTNLHLGYGKHYQYPGYYLVYRDPDGLNRNLKAKFTHQFVVGIEHFFAPDFRGSLEAFYKIYENLPTYYYWTNPKEKYPLPLEHRTHWLNEGEARSRGFEFFLQKKLTHNWHLLLSYAWSHSQAKDMRLFFTGSGSLNDKEREGEWYDWDYDIRHQLTFIGGWKKKFHKEAWYQELKKKKWFRIASTVLGPLNPLADEIEMNVRLGYNSGRPYTERMYFPDLRDWVSIEDTDWNSLRFPEYHRLDFMFLQRWMLPKMNIVAYVNIMNIYDRKNIWDYAYSADGTKEEVWQYKTMPVGGVTLEF
- a CDS encoding S9 family peptidase, with protein sequence MKQRYTMGYLYFFLIMPLMAGEDNLVRKANYQLAGRFAPYKIKKLMYSTSINPKWIEGTENFWYEWKTSEGKIFYVVDPVKRTKEEIFDNDKIAAELTRITLDPWDAQHLPIEKIKFIDQNTLQFEVKSSQDEEEKEEDEDELEEEDQEEEEDKEKEKKPKKITFHFEYKIKTQTLRELKDWEAPDEHPQWASVSPDGKTIVFGRNHNLYMMNSDDYKKILDAGRGKDEKKAEKAIEKVSVNEIQLTHDGEEHFGYAVFKRGDTDDEREKNKDKRKQTRIYWAKDSKKFAFIRADRRKGKELWVIHSVKNKRPELETYKYDMAGDKDVAQYEIGIYDLNTRNMLKLDINKFKDQRVGIHSGRQFRYPDSDEPKRTVWLAEDSKNLYFYRQSRDLHKVDVCVADTETGDVKVLFEEKLNTYVELQRLELLKSGDMLWWSERDGWGHLYHYGKNGKLKRQITRGSFSVREVMGFDESKQTVYFMANGREENEDPYLQHLYSVFIDGTKMKLLNEGNFDHRTSMGESNRFFVNNYSLVNTLPKSALYNTHGRKILDLEKADLSQLMAAGFQYPEPFQVKSADGVTDIYGVITKPFDFDPQKKYPIIAYVYPGPQTEAVAKSFTQLRHSTTSLAQFGFIVITIGNRGGHPARSKWYHNYGYGNLRDYGLADKKAGIEQLADRHDFIDINSVGIYGHSGGGFMSTAAMLVYPDFFKVAVSSSGNHNNDVYNNRWSEKHHGIKEVVDDSGRVSFEYDIAKNSDLANNLKGHLLLTTGDIDNNVHMAGTLRMAEALIRANKRFDFFLFPGQRHGYGDMGDYWHWLRAEYFVKHLIGDTYWDPDIAQLNLEKEKKK